One Stigmatopora argus isolate UIUO_Sarg chromosome 12, RoL_Sarg_1.0, whole genome shotgun sequence genomic window carries:
- the aldh9a1b gene encoding 4-trimethylaminobutyraldehyde dehydrogenase B: MLQSVAMLQRAFLLSPAIRSLSSGSLEITAPLNFWGGKRRESQERNNVENVYEPSTGRVLCKLAPCGAAEVDQAVAAAKSAFVPWSQMSGMERARVMREASHIIEKRREEIAEMEVVNNGKSITEARLDVDSARLCIEYYAGLATTLAGQHVQLPGGSFAYTRREPLGVCVGIGAWNYPFQIAAWKSAPALACGNSMVFKPSPVTPVTAVMLAEIYEEAGFPQGLFNVVQGGQETGSLLCHHPDVAKVSFTGSVPTGQKIMEMASKGVKPVTLELGGKSPLIIFEDSDLENAVRGALMANFLSQGQVCSNGTRVFVQKDILHEFVNKVVEKTRAIEIGDPLLESTRMGGLVNRTHLKKVLAFLDQAKKEGATVLCGGEPFIPSDPKLRHGYYMTPCVLGDCRDDMTCVREEIFGPVMSVLSFETEDEVLQRANDTTLGLAAGVFTRDVKRAHRVIEHLKAGSCFINNYNITPVEVPFGGFKMSGIGRENGQVTIEHYSQLKTVYVEMGDVDSLF; the protein is encoded by the exons ATGCTGCAGAGTGTCGCTATGCTCCAGCGGGCGTTTCTGCTGTCACCCGCAATACGAAGCCTATCCTCGGGCTCTTTAGAAATTACAGCCCCGCTGAACTTCTGGGGCGGCAAAAGAAGGGAGAGCCAAGAAAGAAACAATGTGGAGAACGTCTATGAGCCTTCAACAG GGCGTGTCTTGTGCAAATTAGCGCCATGTGGTGCTGCAGAGGTGGACCAGGCGGTGGCGGCAGCCAAGTCAGCCTTTGTCCCCTGGAGTCAAATGTCTGGAatggagagagcgagagtgatGAGAGAAGCTTCTCACATCATTGAG AAAAGGAGAGAGGAGATTGCAGAAATGGAAGTTGTCAACAATGGGAAGTCCATCACAGAGGCACGTCTGGATGTGGACTCTGCCCGATTGTGTATAGAGTACTACGCCGGACTGGCCACCACTCTTGCGG GCCAGCATGTCCAGTTGCCAGGTGGATCTTTTGCCTACACTCGCAGGGAGCCTTTGGGTGTATGTGTTGGCATCGGTGCTTGGAATTACCCTTTCCAGATTGCTGCTTGGAAATCAGCCCCAGCACTGGCTTGTG GCAACAGCATGGTGTTCAAGCCATCGCCAGTCACACCTGTGACAGCCGTCATGCTGGCAGAGATCTACGAGGAGGCAGGATTTCCGCAGGGTCTTTTTAATGTGGTGCAAGGGGGCCAGGAGACAGGTAGTTTACTTTGCCACCACCCTGATGTTGCAAAGGTGTCCTTCACTGGGAGCGTGCCAACTGGACAGAAG ATTATGGAAATGGCATCCAAAGGCGTGAAGCCAGTGACATTGGAGCTTGGCGGCAAATCTCCCCTGATCATCTTTGAAGATAGTGACCTGGAAAATGCAGTACGGGGGGCTCTCATGGCGAACTTCCTTTCTCAAGGCCAG gtTTGCAGCAATGGGACGAGAGTTTTTGTCCAAAAGGATATTCTTCACGAATTTGTGAACAAAGTGGTGGAAAAGACACGGGCTATTGAGATTGGTGATCCACTGTTGGAAAGTACCAGAATGGGAGGGCTGGTCAACCGGACTCATTTGAAGAAGGTCCTGGCCTTTTTGGATCAGGCAAAGAAGGAG GGGGCCACTGTATTGTGTGGGGGTGAGCCTTTCATCCCTTCAGACCCTAAACTCAGACATGGATACTACATGACACCCTGCGTACTGG gCGATTGCAGAGATGACATGACCTGTGTGAGGGAGGAAATCTTCGGTCCCGTTATGTCTGTGTTGTCCTTTGAAACAGAAGATGAGGTGTTGCAGCGAGCCAATGATACCACACTGGGATTAGCTGCTGGAGTTTTTACCAG GGATGTCAAGCGTGCTCACCGAGTGATTGAACACCTCAAGGCTGGTTCCTGTTTCATTAATAACTACAATATCACTCCTGTCGAGGTTCCCTTTGGAGGTTTCAAAATGTCAG GGATTGGGCGGGAAAACGGCCAGGTGACAATTGAGCACTACTCTCAGTTGAAGACTGTGTATGTAGAGATGGGGGATGTCGACAGCCTTTTCTAG
- the zte38 gene encoding zebrafish testis-expressed 38, with protein sequence MAAEKCVKKRKEVTTEWTGLFPNDLKNKAGSLAFVKRMLAVAVSTITYLRGIFPENAYRSKYLEDLCIKILREEANAIGANKVVKWLFGCFDALDKQYLQIIFIGVFTNENNPNCIIESYSFKFKYTTKGPEMDVLRNNDVALKVTLEDTKTATVLLIRKLFLLMQNLSVLPDNSHLTMKLYYYDDITPADYEPPGFKKGTCDRLLFNGTAVDFTLGDIQTTFHTFQVKVSADNSRLGNLKDGNQVEPQQTITLGKEIEKGHRKIVSADDDDDLPSEHESAQFKKPTKRTVKRKAADKQGTGKKTLK encoded by the exons ATGGCAGCAGAAAAATGCGTCAAGAAGAGGAAAGAAGTCACTACAGAG TGGACTGGATTATTTCCAAATGACCTCAAGAATAAAGCGGGATCCCTCGCTTTTGTCAAGAGAATGTTGGCTGTTGCCGTTTCCACCATCACTTATCTCAGAggcatttttcctgaaaatgcCTACCGTTCCAAATATTTGGAAG ATCTGTGCATCAAGATATTGCGGGAAGAAGCCAACGCAATTGGAGCAaacaaagttgtaaaatg GCTTTTTGGCTGTTTTGATGCACTGGATAAACAATAT ctccaaattatttttatcgGG GTATTCACCAATGAGAATAATCCTAAT tgcATTATTGAGTCTTACagtttcaaattcaagtatACCACCAAAGGTCCCGAGATGGATGTCCTGAG GAACAATGATGTTGCGTTGAAGGTCACGTTGGAAGATACCAAGACAGCGACTGTGTTGTTGATCAGGAAGCTCTTCCTGCTTATGCAGAACCTGAGCGTTCTTCCGGACAATAGCCACCTCACCATGAAGCTCTACTACTATGATGACA TTACTCCGGCAGACTACGAGCCACCAGGTTTCAAGAAGGGCACATGTGACCGTCTATTATTCAACGGCACGGCTGTTGACTTCACACTGGGTGACATACAGACGACCTTCCATACTTTTCAAGTTAAAGTGTCTGCTGACAACAGTCGTCTTGGGAACCTTAAAGACGGAAACCAAGTGGAGCCTCAGCAGACAATTACTTTAGGGAAAGAAATTGAAAAG GGCCATAGGAAGATAGTGTCTGCAGATGATGACGATGATCTGCCCTCTGAACATG AGTCAGCACAGTTCAAGAAACCCACCAAGCGCACAGTAAAA AGGAAGGCAGCAGACAAACAGGGGACAGGAAAGAAGACTTTAAAGTGA
- the prdx1 gene encoding peroxiredoxin-1: MAAGKAQIGKMAPDFTAKAVMPNGQFKDIKLSDYRGKYIVFFFYPLDFTFVCPTEIIAFSDAADDFRKIGCEVIGASVDSHFSHFAWTNTPRKQGGLGAMKIPLVSDTRHTISEDYGVLKADEGIAYRGLFIIDDKGILRQITINDLPVGRSVDETLRLVQAFQFTDKHGEVCPAGWKPGTDTIKPDVQKSKEFFAKQ; encoded by the exons ATGGCTGCAGGCAAAGCTCAAATTGGAAAGATGGCTCCAGATTTCACCGCTAAAGCTGTGATGCCAAATGGCCAGTTCAAGGACATCAAATTATCCGACTACAGAG GGAAGTatattgtcttctttttttacccACTGGACTTCACCTTCGTGTGCCCGACGGAGATCATCGCATTCAGCGACGCCGCCGACGACTTCAGGAAGATAGGATGTGAGGTCATCGGTGCCTCTGTTGACTCTCACTTCTCCCACTTTGCATG GACAAACACTCCCCGTAAGCAAGGTGGTTTGGGCGCCATGAAGATTCCACTTGTGTCTGACACGCGACACACCATCTCCGAAGATTATGGTGTTCTAAAAGCGGATGAAGGCATTGCCTACAG GGGGCTATTCATCATCGATGATAAGGGCATACTAAGACAGATCACCATCAATGACCTTCCCGTGGGACGGTCTGTCGATGAGACCTTGCGATTGGTTCAAGCTTTTCAGTTCACTGACAAGCACGGAGAAG TGTGCCCGGCTGGCTGGAAACCAGGAACTGACACTATCAAACCTGATGTCCAGAAGAGCAAAGAGTTCTTTGCCAAGCAGTGA
- the LOC144085886 gene encoding histone-binding protein N1/N2-like isoform X2 has protein sequence MEEANKLIGAGKKHLVMGKVVDAVSTFQEACGILAKEYGDTADECAEAFFLCGNALLGLARMENSVLGNALEGVPEGDDDEDEKPKDSNVESTESVDDKTRDELRVQVYDAMAEKSEDSQKKDDGDKKGDVNGSQLEENEEDKAEHVKGDEAKSAADKKVDEPADDAGESTSSKMEAAADKTLKESSDKMEDGETDKKADKKEGEVQEMDVDKTEDEDKPAEEAEDEAEESAGEENDAGEKESDEEGEEEVGNLQLAWEMLEVAKVIYKRKESKEDQLMAAQTHLRLGEVSVESGNYSQAVEDFQECLSLQLQHLDSDSRLVAETHYQLGVTFSLNQQFGEAIQAFNRSASLIKSRLENLQGSMKNAVEVLSEERKEVDELESLLPDIQEKVVDAAEGLKTLATEAFKAALEGATPSTVSAGCNTDTAAVSGTSNWP, from the exons ATGGAAGAAGCCAATAAGCTTATCGGTGCAGGGAAAAAACACCTGGTGATGGGAAAAGTAGTGGATGCGGTGAGCACTTTTCAGGAGGCCTGCGGAATACT AGCTAAAGAATACGGAGACACTGCAGATGAGTGTGCCGAGGCATTCTTTTTGTGTGGTAATGCGCTCTTGGGTTTGGCGAG GATGGAGAATTCTGTTCTCGGCAACGCTTTGGAAGGAGTTCCggaaggtgatgatgatgaggatgagaaGCCAAAGGACTCCAATGTGGAGAGCACAGAAAGTGTCGATG ATAAGACCAGAGATGAGCTGAGGGTTCAAGTTTATGACGCTATGGCGGAGAAATCTGAAGATTCCCAAAAGAAAGATGACGGTGACAAAAAGGGTGATGTAAATGGAAGCCAATTGGAGGAAAATGAGGAAGACAAAGCTGAACATGTAAAAGGAGATGAGGCGAAAAGCGCAGCTGACAAGAAGGTGGACGAACCAGCGGATGATGCAGGGGAATCGACATCAAGCAAAATGGAAGCTGCGGCTGACAAGACGCTAAAGGAATCCTCAGACAAAATGGAAGATGGTGAAACCGATAAGAAGGCAGACAAAAAGGAAGGTGAAGTACAAGAAATGGATGTCGATAAGACGGAGGATGAGGATAAACCAGCAGAGGAAGCTGAAG aTGAAGCTGAAGAAAGTGCAGGAGAGGAGAACGACGCTGGAGAAAag GAGAGCGacgaggagggggaggaggaggtgggGAACCTCCAGCTTGCCTGGGAGATGCTGGAAGTAGCCAAAGTCATCTATAAGAG AAAAGAGTCGAAGGAAGACCAGCTCATGGCGGCGCAGACTCACTTGAGACTCGGCGAAGTTTCCGTCGAGTCAG GGAATTACAGCCAAGCGGTGGAGGATTTCCAGGAGTGCCTTTCTCTTCAGCTCCAACACTTGGACTCGGACAGCAGGCTTGTGGCCGAGACGCACTACCAGCTGGGTGTGACCTTTAGCTTGAACCAGCAGTTCGGCGAGGCCATCCAGGCGTTTAACCGCTCCGCGTCGCTCATCAAGAGCAGGCTGG AAAACCTGCAAGGGTCGATGAAAAACGCGGTCGAGGTGCTCTCCGAGGAACGGAAAGAGGTGGACGAGCTGGAGTCGCTGCTCCCGGACATCCAGGAGAAGGTGGTGGACGCCGCCGAAGGCCTGAAAACGCTCGCCACCGAGGCCTTCAAGGCTGCGCTG GAGGGCGCCACCCCTTCAACCGTGTCCGCTGGATGCAATACGGATACTGCCGCAGTGAGTGGTACCAGTAATTGGCCTTGA
- the LOC144085886 gene encoding nuclear autoantigenic sperm protein-like isoform X1, translated as MEEANKLIGAGKKHLVMGKVVDAVSTFQEACGILAKEYGDTADECAEAFFLCGNALLGLARMENSVLGNALEGVPEGDDDEDEKPKDSNVESTESVDDKTRDELRVQVYDAMAEKSEDSQKKDDGDKKGDVNGSQLEENEEDKAEHVKGDEAKSAADKKVDEPADDAGESTSSKMEAAADKTLKESSDKMEDGETDKKADKKEGEVQEMDVDKTEDEDKPAEEAEDEAEESAGEENDAGEKQESDEEGEEEVGNLQLAWEMLEVAKVIYKRKESKEDQLMAAQTHLRLGEVSVESGNYSQAVEDFQECLSLQLQHLDSDSRLVAETHYQLGVTFSLNQQFGEAIQAFNRSASLIKSRLENLQGSMKNAVEVLSEERKEVDELESLLPDIQEKVVDAAEGLKTLATEAFKAALEGATPSTVSAGCNTDTAAVSGTSNWP; from the exons ATGGAAGAAGCCAATAAGCTTATCGGTGCAGGGAAAAAACACCTGGTGATGGGAAAAGTAGTGGATGCGGTGAGCACTTTTCAGGAGGCCTGCGGAATACT AGCTAAAGAATACGGAGACACTGCAGATGAGTGTGCCGAGGCATTCTTTTTGTGTGGTAATGCGCTCTTGGGTTTGGCGAG GATGGAGAATTCTGTTCTCGGCAACGCTTTGGAAGGAGTTCCggaaggtgatgatgatgaggatgagaaGCCAAAGGACTCCAATGTGGAGAGCACAGAAAGTGTCGATG ATAAGACCAGAGATGAGCTGAGGGTTCAAGTTTATGACGCTATGGCGGAGAAATCTGAAGATTCCCAAAAGAAAGATGACGGTGACAAAAAGGGTGATGTAAATGGAAGCCAATTGGAGGAAAATGAGGAAGACAAAGCTGAACATGTAAAAGGAGATGAGGCGAAAAGCGCAGCTGACAAGAAGGTGGACGAACCAGCGGATGATGCAGGGGAATCGACATCAAGCAAAATGGAAGCTGCGGCTGACAAGACGCTAAAGGAATCCTCAGACAAAATGGAAGATGGTGAAACCGATAAGAAGGCAGACAAAAAGGAAGGTGAAGTACAAGAAATGGATGTCGATAAGACGGAGGATGAGGATAAACCAGCAGAGGAAGCTGAAG aTGAAGCTGAAGAAAGTGCAGGAGAGGAGAACGACGCTGGAGAAAag CAGGAGAGCGacgaggagggggaggaggaggtgggGAACCTCCAGCTTGCCTGGGAGATGCTGGAAGTAGCCAAAGTCATCTATAAGAG AAAAGAGTCGAAGGAAGACCAGCTCATGGCGGCGCAGACTCACTTGAGACTCGGCGAAGTTTCCGTCGAGTCAG GGAATTACAGCCAAGCGGTGGAGGATTTCCAGGAGTGCCTTTCTCTTCAGCTCCAACACTTGGACTCGGACAGCAGGCTTGTGGCCGAGACGCACTACCAGCTGGGTGTGACCTTTAGCTTGAACCAGCAGTTCGGCGAGGCCATCCAGGCGTTTAACCGCTCCGCGTCGCTCATCAAGAGCAGGCTGG AAAACCTGCAAGGGTCGATGAAAAACGCGGTCGAGGTGCTCTCCGAGGAACGGAAAGAGGTGGACGAGCTGGAGTCGCTGCTCCCGGACATCCAGGAGAAGGTGGTGGACGCCGCCGAAGGCCTGAAAACGCTCGCCACCGAGGCCTTCAAGGCTGCGCTG GAGGGCGCCACCCCTTCAACCGTGTCCGCTGGATGCAATACGGATACTGCCGCAGTGAGTGGTACCAGTAATTGGCCTTGA
- the gpbp1l1 gene encoding vasculin-like protein 1 isoform X1 yields the protein MAQHDFVPAWLNFSTPQPAKSPAATHDKQGEPHHHRESRNAVSRRRHNSSDGFFNNGSLRAPTGDGWQQPSLLLRHDSVDSGVAKGGHSGLAGGSCWKETTSWHGGPRGAQDGHHHHHQGRHPKRGGGDRDRQGGHRQRNGNFHPRKGNSYQDKFPNEERKDNKDDKLKFVEEDFPSLNPETTGKPGTQMRAVAPHAGVWENPPSGKQMASKMLVIKKISKEDPSTAFSAGFASAGVLSANAGKAPITGSSVYKNLIPKPAVAPTKVRRTASTQWKASTREIAKSVRDSVFTNPASAVKPSTLVSAPQHNTPKENPSSTTPPIDIAPSRLKLMRRGPDRKSDFLRALKDEGTGELTTSSSPGTSGEGESSTPEPKTYSEDVCHENGLSYSLSDSDPEHLSSSLEAEHRLLKAMGWQEYPENDDNFLPLTEDELREFQTKTEQLKKNGLPKNGVFPRARGVTLHFTPWRSVAEAHMEEGSESETSSSSQTSDDDDCIKS from the exons ATGGCGCAGCATGACTTTGTCCCTGCCTGGCTTAACTTCTCCACACCCCAGCCTGCCAAG TCCCCTGCTGCCACCCACGATAAACAAGGCGAGCCCCACCACCACAGGGAAAGCAGAAATGCTgtgagccgccgccgccacaaTTCTTCCGATGGCTTCTTCAACAATGGCTCCTTGCGTGCTCCGACAG GTGATGGATGGCAGCAGCCCTCACTCCTTCTGAGACATGACTCTGTGGATTCAGGCGTAGCCAAAGGAGGGCACAGTGGTTTAGCAGGGGGCTCATGTTGGAAGGAAACAACCAGCTGGCACGGAGGGCCGCGGGGCGCTCAAgacggccaccaccaccaccaccaaggaCGCCACCCAAAAAGGGGAGGGGGTGACAGGGACAGGCAGGGAGGGCACAGGCAGCGCAATGGAAACTTCCATCCACGGAAGGGCAACTCGTACCAGGATAAGTTTCCCAATGAAGAACGTAAAGACAATAAGGATGATAAGCTGAAGTTTGTGGAGGAGGACTTT CCTTCCCTCAACCCTGAAACAACTGGAAAGCCCGGAACTCAGATGAGAGCAGTGGCTCCTCATGCTGGAGTGTGGG AAAATCCTCCAAGTGGCAAGCAGATGGCATCCAAAATGTTAGTGATCAAGAAGATTTCCAAGGAGGACCCCAGCACCGCCTTCTCTGCCGGCTTCGCCAGTGCTGGCGTGTTGTCCGCCAACGCCGGTAAAGCACCCATCACAGGCTCCAGCGTCTACAAGAATCTGATCCCGAAGCCTGCCGTGGCCCCTACTAAAGTACGACGGACTGCA AGCACCCAGTGGAAAGCCAGCACGAGGGAAATTGCCAAGTCTGTCCGAGATTCCGTCTTCACCAACCCCGCTTCAGCCGTTAAACCCAGCACCCTGGTCAGTGCACCGCAGCACAACACCCCGAAAGAG AATCCTTCCAGCACCACACCCCCCATAGACATTGCCCCGTCGAGGCTGAAGCTGATGCGCCGCGGTCCGGATAGAAAGAGCGACTTTTTGCGAGCACTGAAGGATGAGGGCACTGGAGAACTGACAACCAGCAGCAGCCCGGGAACGTCGGGAGAG GGTGAAAGCAGCACCCCCGAGCCCAAAACCTACAGTGAAGATGTCTGCCATGAAAATGGTCTGTCCTACTCCCTCAGTGACTCGGACCCGGAACATCTGTCTAGCTCTTTGGAGGCTGAGCACAG GTTGCTGAAGGCCATGGGCTGgcaggagtacccggaaaacGATGACAACTTCCTGCCTTTGACGGAAGACGAGCTGCGAGAGTTCCAGACAAAGACCGAGCAG CTGAAGAAGAACGGCTTGCCGAAGAATGGGGTCTTCCCGAGAGCGCGGGGTGTCACCCTCCACTTCACCCCCTGGAGGAGTGTAGCGGAGGCCCACATGGAGGAGGGCTCCGAGTCGGAAACCAGTAGCAGCAGCCAGACCTCGGACGACGATGACTGCATCAAATCCTAA
- the gpbp1l1 gene encoding vasculin-like protein 1 isoform X2 yields the protein MAQHDFVPAWLNFSTPQPAKSPAATHDKQGEPHHHRESRNAVSRRRHNSSDGFFNNGSLRAPTGDGWQQPSLLLRHDSVDSGVAKGGHSGLAGGSCWKETTSWHGGPRGAQDGHHHHHQGRHPKRGGGDRDRQGGHRQRNGNFHPRKGNSYQDKFPNEERKDNKDDKLKFVEEDFPSLNPETTGKPGTQMRAVAPHAGVWENPPSGKQMASKMLVIKKISKEDPSTAFSAGFASAGVLSANAGKAPITGSSVYKNLIPKPAVAPTKSTQWKASTREIAKSVRDSVFTNPASAVKPSTLVSAPQHNTPKENPSSTTPPIDIAPSRLKLMRRGPDRKSDFLRALKDEGTGELTTSSSPGTSGEGESSTPEPKTYSEDVCHENGLSYSLSDSDPEHLSSSLEAEHRLLKAMGWQEYPENDDNFLPLTEDELREFQTKTEQLKKNGLPKNGVFPRARGVTLHFTPWRSVAEAHMEEGSESETSSSSQTSDDDDCIKS from the exons ATGGCGCAGCATGACTTTGTCCCTGCCTGGCTTAACTTCTCCACACCCCAGCCTGCCAAG TCCCCTGCTGCCACCCACGATAAACAAGGCGAGCCCCACCACCACAGGGAAAGCAGAAATGCTgtgagccgccgccgccacaaTTCTTCCGATGGCTTCTTCAACAATGGCTCCTTGCGTGCTCCGACAG GTGATGGATGGCAGCAGCCCTCACTCCTTCTGAGACATGACTCTGTGGATTCAGGCGTAGCCAAAGGAGGGCACAGTGGTTTAGCAGGGGGCTCATGTTGGAAGGAAACAACCAGCTGGCACGGAGGGCCGCGGGGCGCTCAAgacggccaccaccaccaccaccaaggaCGCCACCCAAAAAGGGGAGGGGGTGACAGGGACAGGCAGGGAGGGCACAGGCAGCGCAATGGAAACTTCCATCCACGGAAGGGCAACTCGTACCAGGATAAGTTTCCCAATGAAGAACGTAAAGACAATAAGGATGATAAGCTGAAGTTTGTGGAGGAGGACTTT CCTTCCCTCAACCCTGAAACAACTGGAAAGCCCGGAACTCAGATGAGAGCAGTGGCTCCTCATGCTGGAGTGTGGG AAAATCCTCCAAGTGGCAAGCAGATGGCATCCAAAATGTTAGTGATCAAGAAGATTTCCAAGGAGGACCCCAGCACCGCCTTCTCTGCCGGCTTCGCCAGTGCTGGCGTGTTGTCCGCCAACGCCGGTAAAGCACCCATCACAGGCTCCAGCGTCTACAAGAATCTGATCCCGAAGCCTGCCGTGGCCCCTACTAAA AGCACCCAGTGGAAAGCCAGCACGAGGGAAATTGCCAAGTCTGTCCGAGATTCCGTCTTCACCAACCCCGCTTCAGCCGTTAAACCCAGCACCCTGGTCAGTGCACCGCAGCACAACACCCCGAAAGAG AATCCTTCCAGCACCACACCCCCCATAGACATTGCCCCGTCGAGGCTGAAGCTGATGCGCCGCGGTCCGGATAGAAAGAGCGACTTTTTGCGAGCACTGAAGGATGAGGGCACTGGAGAACTGACAACCAGCAGCAGCCCGGGAACGTCGGGAGAG GGTGAAAGCAGCACCCCCGAGCCCAAAACCTACAGTGAAGATGTCTGCCATGAAAATGGTCTGTCCTACTCCCTCAGTGACTCGGACCCGGAACATCTGTCTAGCTCTTTGGAGGCTGAGCACAG GTTGCTGAAGGCCATGGGCTGgcaggagtacccggaaaacGATGACAACTTCCTGCCTTTGACGGAAGACGAGCTGCGAGAGTTCCAGACAAAGACCGAGCAG CTGAAGAAGAACGGCTTGCCGAAGAATGGGGTCTTCCCGAGAGCGCGGGGTGTCACCCTCCACTTCACCCCCTGGAGGAGTGTAGCGGAGGCCCACATGGAGGAGGGCTCCGAGTCGGAAACCAGTAGCAGCAGCCAGACCTCGGACGACGATGACTGCATCAAATCCTAA
- the LOC144086267 gene encoding transmembrane protein 69-like isoform X1, with protein MTLQPGYKALVEWLVVFGFSLRLPLALAARGFEQTGKCCVQEVTSICNCIRFKMVGFASYPTLIPRVPKWKSPGWTEGTKVEVVSRLSSILIPSRSTSTNRLLCTSPINWAGPRLCHSDKRESKENISLRAIIRAPKPALYVGFSGLIPFVCVPLLMATTQSFYPEVAHAQMVYGACIVSFLGGARWGFAIPDGSPAQPDWINLGNSVVPSLIAWLALLCRDNVVEGSTVVIMGLGLSLYYDLTLLPGYPDWFKAMRTVLTLVATFSLVTMLILKKLCAEKKLKLSTTV; from the exons ATGACACTCCAGCCTGGGTATAAAGCTCTCGTAGAGTGGCTAGTggtgtttgggttttctttgcGCTTACCACTCGCGCTGGCAGCTAGGGGATTCGAACAGACTGGGAAATGCTGCGTTCAAGAAGTCACGTCAATATGCAACTGCATAAG attcAAAATGGTTGGATTTGCGTCTTATCCGACTCTCATTCCGAGG GTTCCAAAGTGGAAATCACCTGGATGGACAGAGGGAACCAAAGTTGAAGTGGTCTCTAGGCTCTCGTCGATTTTGATTCCATCCAGATCGACTTCAACCAACAGACTGCTGTGCACCAGCCCTATCAACTGGGCTGGCCCACGTCTGTGCCATTCAGACAAAAGAGAAAGCAAAGAAAATATCAGTTTAAGGGCCATAATTCGAGCTCCCAAACCAGCACTGTACGTTGGTTTCTCTGGGCTCATCCCGTTTGTCTGTGTTCCTCTCCTCATGGCGACAACTCAGTCCTTCTACCCCGAAGTGGCTCATGCTCAAATGGTGTACGGGGCATGTATAGTCTCCTTCCTTGGAGGTGCCCGCTGGGGGTTTGCCATTCCTGATGGTAGTCCCGCTCAACCTGACTGGATAAACTTGGGCAACAGCGTCGTTCCGTCACTTATAGCATGGCTGGCACTGCTCTGCAGGGACAATGTCGTAGAGGGTTCCACAGTTGTTATAATGGGACTGGGACTGTCTTTATACTATGACCTGACACTGCTACCGGGATACCCTGATTGGTTTAAAGCCATGAGAACCGTCCTTACTCTGGTTGCTACATTTTCACTGGTGACAATGTTGATTTTGAAGAAGTTATGCGCTGAGAAGAAGCTGAAATTATCAACCACTGTTTAA
- the LOC144086267 gene encoding transmembrane protein 69-like isoform X2, giving the protein MIRHDFLRRFKMVGFASYPTLIPRVPKWKSPGWTEGTKVEVVSRLSSILIPSRSTSTNRLLCTSPINWAGPRLCHSDKRESKENISLRAIIRAPKPALYVGFSGLIPFVCVPLLMATTQSFYPEVAHAQMVYGACIVSFLGGARWGFAIPDGSPAQPDWINLGNSVVPSLIAWLALLCRDNVVEGSTVVIMGLGLSLYYDLTLLPGYPDWFKAMRTVLTLVATFSLVTMLILKKLCAEKKLKLSTTV; this is encoded by the exons ATGATCAGACACGATTTCTTGAGACG attcAAAATGGTTGGATTTGCGTCTTATCCGACTCTCATTCCGAGG GTTCCAAAGTGGAAATCACCTGGATGGACAGAGGGAACCAAAGTTGAAGTGGTCTCTAGGCTCTCGTCGATTTTGATTCCATCCAGATCGACTTCAACCAACAGACTGCTGTGCACCAGCCCTATCAACTGGGCTGGCCCACGTCTGTGCCATTCAGACAAAAGAGAAAGCAAAGAAAATATCAGTTTAAGGGCCATAATTCGAGCTCCCAAACCAGCACTGTACGTTGGTTTCTCTGGGCTCATCCCGTTTGTCTGTGTTCCTCTCCTCATGGCGACAACTCAGTCCTTCTACCCCGAAGTGGCTCATGCTCAAATGGTGTACGGGGCATGTATAGTCTCCTTCCTTGGAGGTGCCCGCTGGGGGTTTGCCATTCCTGATGGTAGTCCCGCTCAACCTGACTGGATAAACTTGGGCAACAGCGTCGTTCCGTCACTTATAGCATGGCTGGCACTGCTCTGCAGGGACAATGTCGTAGAGGGTTCCACAGTTGTTATAATGGGACTGGGACTGTCTTTATACTATGACCTGACACTGCTACCGGGATACCCTGATTGGTTTAAAGCCATGAGAACCGTCCTTACTCTGGTTGCTACATTTTCACTGGTGACAATGTTGATTTTGAAGAAGTTATGCGCTGAGAAGAAGCTGAAATTATCAACCACTGTTTAA